The following are encoded in a window of Candidatus Thermoplasmatota archaeon genomic DNA:
- a CDS encoding MoaD/ThiS family protein has protein sequence MKIKITILPSNLKKEVEITKDSTVSDLLKKMNIKPDTVIVLVDKKPVPIDDLIGDVQELELLQVASGG, from the coding sequence ACGATACTACCATCAAATCTAAAAAAAGAAGTTGAAATAACCAAAGATTCAACAGTTTCTGATCTGTTGAAAAAAATGAATATAAAACCTGATACTGTTATTGTATTGGTTGATAAAAAACCAGTTCCCATTGATGATCTGATTGGTGATGTTCAGGAACTTGAACTACTTCAGGTTGCTTCAGGTGGATAG